The following are from one region of the Tachysurus fulvidraco isolate hzauxx_2018 chromosome 15, HZAU_PFXX_2.0, whole genome shotgun sequence genome:
- the LOC125138854 gene encoding paraneoplastic antigen Ma1 homolog codes for MSFRSNPLFQTELTSWCSEVGIAPSHALLLTGVPATTEVAKIEEAAQSVKSFGRVRVRDTRHGLNSTTLLVLCESREVVDATHCPTQLLHGDGEEAWEIVVSTETDSRPAAPVEFTNKLSKFLMDEGKSMTDLEALFPSLGSNTSSPESIIRAVGEILEKAVRPQSDSNAYRRLRTFLGTVHTPAGEETMEHWIEQARIMITDCDCSEKEKRQIIVESLKGPALEIIKAVCLSSLDTSALQYLEALESTFGSSESGEDLYFAFRLLCQSPGESLSDFLRRMEKSLAKVVQRGGLSSANVDRARVEQLIRGDVESDMMLLQLRLRERKKRPPTFLNLLNEIRERTDTLL; via the coding sequence ATGTCTTTCAGAAGTAACCCTCTTTTTCAAACTGAACTTACCAGTTGGTGTAGTGAGGTAGGGATTGCCCCAAGTCATGCGCTGCTGCTGACTGGAGTACCAGCAACTACTGAAGTGGCAAAAATCGAGGAAGCAGCTCAGAGTGTAAAATCCTTTGGAAGAGTGCGTGTTCGAGATACCAGGCATGGACTCAACTCAACTACTCTGTTAGTGTTATGCGAGAGTAGAGAAGTCGTTGACGCCACACACTGTCCTACCCAACTGCTGCATGGTGATGGTGAGGAGGCCTGGGAGATTGTTGTTTCCACTGAAACTGACTCACGACCTGCCGCCCCTGTAGAATTCACCAATAAGCTGTCAAAATTTCTCATGGATGAGGGAAAGTCTATGACTGACTTAGAAGCTCTGTTTCCTTCCCTTGGTTCCAATACCAGTTCCCCTGAGTCAATTATTCGTGCTGTGGGTGAGATCCTAGAGAAAGCAGTGAGACCACAAAGTGACAGCAATGCTTACCGTCGTTTACGTACCTTCTTGGGCACTGTTCACACCCCCGCAGGAGAGGAAACCATGGAACATTGGATCGAGCAGGCCAGAATAATGATAACAGATTGTGACTGCtctgagaaagaaaaacgtCAGATTATTGTAGAAAGTTTGAAGGGACCAGCACTCGAAATCATAAAAGCTGTTTGTCTTTCTAGTCTGGATACCAGTGCCCTGCAGTACCTGGAAGCCCTGGAAAGCACATTTGGATCCTCCGAGTCTGGAGAAGACTTGTATTTTGCTTTTCGACTACTATGCCAGTCTCCTGGAGAATCCTTATCTGATTTCTTGAGACGGATGGAGAAATCTCTGGCCAAAGTTGTTCAAAGAGGAGGTTTGTCTTCGGCCAATGTTGACAGAGCAAGAGTAGAACAGCTGATCCGAGGAGACGTTGAATCAGACATGATGCTCCTGCAGTTGCGActaagggagagaaaaaagcgACCACCTACTTTCTTGAACTTACTAAATGAAATACGTGAGAGGACGGACACATTGCTATGA